The DNA sequence TAAAGAAATCCATAACAAAGATGAAGCTGCTGTGAATCCATTATTAAAAATCTGCGCAATGCTTTTCGCAATGCTTTTCACGGTAGATTCCTCTTATGGATTTCTTCCGCAAAGGATGGCGACTTTCTCCCGGAGCGAACGGTTGGAAAATCAGGATAACCTCTATGCTAAGCTTGTGTTGGGGGGCGGCAAAATATGGCTCTCGAAATCATCTCACGGAGAACTTCTTTCTGTTGAAGTGGAATACAGCAAAGAGGAGACTAAACCTGTATTTGATTTCCGGGACAACGAAGATGGGGAAGCGTTACTCTTTTTCAGCATTACATCAAAAAATCATTATTACGATAATTATGATGTCTTTGAAGAGATGGACTTTTTCGATGAAGACCACGATATATCTTTGGGTCTATCATCTACCAAGAAAACATCCTGGGACCTGAAATTTACCGATGAAATCCCTATTGAGTTCGAAATCGCAGTGGGCGCCGCAAAAGCCAACCTGGATTTTACCGGAATGAAAATCAGCAATCTCAACATCGAAGCAGGCGCAAGTCGAATGTTTATTAACTTCGATGAACCTAATCCAATAATAATGGACGAGCTGAATATCGAGATCGGACTTGCGAAATTCAAAGGAAAAAACCTCCTTAACGCAAATTTTGACGAGCTGAATATCGAAGCCGGGTTGGGTTCTATCACTCTTGACCTGACAGGGGAAATAAATCGCCGCGTATATGTGAATATGGATTTAGGGTTAGGCTCCACGACTATAATTCTTCCTTCGAACGCAGGCGTAAAGTTATATATGGAATCTTCATTTTTTACATCGGTTGATATTGATGAACTTATAGAAGTGAAGGACGACGTTTATGAAAGTGAAAATTGGGGCGAAACTGAGGCTGAATTGATACTTGAAATTGATGCCGCTCTTGGCTTAGTCAAATTCATATTCGAAAATTAGCCAGTAGAAATCTTTCCTTTATAATTTATGCTTCCCTAACCGCTCATTATATGCCAACCTCCCCTTTTTCCTTCCTTTTCAAGGAGGGGTAGCCGATCAAATAAGAATCTTATTAGGAAGGACTGGCGTGTGTGGCAGTTCGGTTAGTTGCGGTAGAGAGCTGTACGACCGATGTCGGGAATTGAATCACCATCTTTCCCTAAAATTTTCATAATCAAACGGTCACACCCCTCCCTCCTTCGGAGTACTCCCCTCAAGGGGAGAGGATATAAATTTAAAGAGTAAATAAGGCTCAATTGATAAAAATCAAAAGCACCGAATTATGTGCGGGTTAGGGCCACCGCCGTTGGCGGGACTTACGCTTGCCCTCCGAGGAGGAGATTTATTTCCCCTCCTTTTCAAATAGGGGATATTTTTAAGTGCGGGTTAGGGCTTGCCCTGACCGCACATAATATTCCCAATAAAAAACAAAACGGCGACTTAGAATAAGTCGCCGCTCTGGTCTTCACCTAAGAATTTTAAGCTAATTCAAATTGTATTTATCTTTATTCACGATTATGTCGATATTGTAAACGGCTACCTGTCTCCATCTGCTGTCCCGTTTTGCTTTTTCAAATGCCGCAAGCGCTTCGGCTTCCATACTTAAACATTTATAGGAAAGACCGAGTTCAACCCACGAACCGCCGCTGGTCGCTTTTAGCTTCGTTGAGATAAGCGCTGCTTTCTGCGCTTCATCGCATTTCCCAAGTTGATTATTTGCTTCGGCGAGATGAAAAAACGCTCTGTAATCGCGTTTATTCAGCGTAGTAGCTTTGGTCTGAAGCTCAGCCGCCTTATCCCATTTATCTATTTCTGAATAGGCTATTCCCTGGTCACGGTAAGCCCGCGCTAATTTCGGATCTGCGTCAATCGCATTTTGTGTAACTTTAATTACCTTGTCATAATTTTTTCTGTTCAGCTCGATAACTCCGATATTTGCCCATGCTTTCGCATTTGTCGGGTCAAGCGATGCCGCTGTCTCGAAATCCCTAATCGCGCTATCGTAATTCCTGTCCGAAAGGTATGCGTTTCCTCGAGCGTAATAAGATTTTCCCGAAGTGGGGCTCGAGTTAATAGCCGCTGTAAAATTCTTTATCGATTCCTTGATATTTCGCTGAGTTCGAGCGATTATCCCTTTCATATAATGAGCGTTAGCGTAACCGGGATCGAATTTCAAAACCGTATTATATTTTTCCAATGCCTTCCGATAATTTCCCTTTTTATATTCTAAATTGCCTTCGTTATAGTTCAGACCTATGATATTCTTAAGCTCTTTACCATATTTATCGTTATCGGGATCCAGCTTAATCGACATTCTGATATTTTTAGCGGCGGCGTCATAATTTTTTTCTCTAACGCTGATTTTTGTGCTCAGAAAATAAGCGGGAGCGAATTGAGAATCTATACTCATAAGCCTTTTCAAAGAATCTTTTGCTGCCGGTAAGTTCGAGTCAGTGTAGGCTTTATTTGCGCCAACCATTAGATTGTTTATGATTCTCTCACCCTTTTCCTGCTCCGTTTCCTCTTCCTGCGCATAAAGCGGAAAACTAAACGAGAATATGAATATACCAGTTAACAATAAAGTTATTTTAAGATTCATATCTAATAATCCTTATAAAATCCGACTTTAAAATCTTGTGCCGAAGGCGGGATTCGAACCCGCACACCCGAAAGAGCACTGCCCCCTCAAGACAGCGTGTCTACCAGTTCCACCACTTCGGCAAACAGCGTTCAATTTCCGGAGTTCTCTTCTTCAAGCACCGGTTTAAGGGATGAAGGTGCAGGAAGAGTTGCTCCCGGACCGGAAAATGCTTCCCTTGCCGCTTCCTGGATGATGCTCGTGCCCTCTTCTGCCGATCTGGAGGTAAACCCGATTAAAATAGCGACTACCATAAAGGAGACTACCAATCCTGTCGTCAGTTTTTGGAGGAAACTCGCGGCTCCTCTTCCGCCGAAAACAGCGCTTGTTCCCGCTCCGCCGAAAGCTCCGGCAAGGCCTCCTCCTTTACTCGATTGCATCAATATACTGATTACGAGAAAAAGACTTATAAAAATGTGAATTGCTACTAATAAACCGTACAAACCTATCATTACTCCTTACTTAGTTCTTCAGCTACTTCCGCAATGCCTATAAATGAGTCTGCTTTCAGACTCGCTCCGCCGATAAGCGCGCCGTCAATATTCGGGCTGCTCAACAGCTCTTTGGCATTCGGCAAAGATACACTACCACCATACAAAATCAAAATACTTTCTGCTTTTTCCTCTCCCGAGGATTTTTTTATCAGATCCCTGATATATTTGTGCATTTCTTCCGCCTGCTCCGGTGTGGCTGTTTTCCCCGTTCCGATCGCCCACACGGGCTCATACGCGATGACGATTTTCGACAAATCACCAGCTGCCTCTAAAATATAATCAAGCTGTTTCCTGATAACGTCATTCTGAATCCCGGCTTCTCTCTCTTCTAACGATTCACCGATACATACGATGGCCTTAAGACCATTTTGAAGAACGTTTTTCAGCTTTTTTGCAACTGTTTCATCGTTTTCGCCAAAAAGTTTTCGCCGTTCCGAATGCCCGATTATAACCCAATCGGCTCCTGCCGATTTTATCATATCAGCGGAGATTTCACCCGTAAAAGCTCCCGATGCTTCAAAATGACAATCCTGAGCAGCCACCAAAACAGATGAGTCCTCAGCCGCATGCGATACTATTACAAGCGATATGAAAGTCGGGCTTATAAGCACCTTAATATTATCAAACTTGGAGGTTCCTTTCACCACGGCTTCAGCAAGTTGTAACGAATCCTTCAAGTTAAGGTTCATCTTCCAGTTGCCAGCTATAAATAACTCCCTTTTCATCAATTTTTCTCCTGTAAAACTTCAAGACCGGGTAATTCTTTGCCTGATAGAAGCTCCAACGAGGCTCCTCCGCCTGTGGAAATGTGAGTGACTTCTTCCGTGAGTCCCAACACCTTCAAAGCGGCTGCCGAATCTCCTCCGCCAACGATAGTCGTTGTCCCGGATTTTGTCAGGTCGGCAAGTTGTTTTGCCACCGAGGCGGTACCGTTAGACCAGTGTACCACTTCAAATATGCCCATAGGGCCGTTCCAGATGACGGTTTGCGCTCCTTCCAGAACATGGTCGAATTCCGCAACCGTCATAGGCCCGATATCTACGCCTATCAAATCATCGCCCAATTCATCTATCGTACATACTTCCCCTACTTCGCTCGGATCAACTTTCGTCACGGCGATACAATCAGTCGGCAGATGATAATTAACGCCTGATTTTCTCAATTCCATCAAAATTTCTTTGCAAGTTTCCACCATATCGTTATCGCACAACGATTTCCCGATTTTTTTTCCTTCAGCCTTCAAGAATGTAAACGCCATTCCGCCGCCGATCAGGAATGCGTCAGCCACTTTCGCGAGGCTTTTGATAACAGGAATCTTATCCGTGACCTTTGCCCCGCCTAAAATCACTACAGTGGGCTGTTTCGGTTCAGCTATCAGATCTGATAAATATTTCACCTCGTCACTCATCAGGTAGCCGGCAACGGCAGGATCAAGAATTTTCGCTACGCCGACTGTAGAAGCGTGCGAGCGATGCGCCGTTCCGAATGCGTCATTAACGAACAGCTCACCGTGGACTGCCAACGCCCGGGCGAATCCGCTGTCGTTTTCTACTTCCTTATTGTGAAACCGAAGGTTTTCAAGGAGAAGGGCTTCACCCGGTTGAAGCGATTCCGATGCTTTCAACGCTTCTGCTCCGATGCAGTCAGGAACGAATTTCACCTCCTGGTCGAGTAACTCCGATAACCTTTCCGCCACAGGTTTAAGGCTCAGATTCGGAACCGCGTGACCGTCCGGTCTGCCTAAATGACTCATCAGCACAAGACGCCCGCCGTCAGAAAGCACTTTAGTTATGCTGGGAAGAGCAGACCGAATCCTGTAATCGTCCTCGATGACTCCCTTTTCAGAAACTGGAACATTGAAATCCACCCGCATAAGCACACGTTTACCGGATAGTGGAATATCGTCGAGAGTGAGTTTCGCCACTATCAGTTGAAAAAGGTTTTTGCTAATTCGTACAGCTCGGGAGGAACGAGTTTCAGTTCGCTTGTAGCATCTGCGAGCGGAACAGGAACAATTTCAGTTCCCCTGAGCGCTGCCATAACGCCGAATTTTCCCTCGTTGATATATTCCGCCGCCGCAATCCCGAACCGTGTGGCAAGCATCCGGTCGTATGCCGTGGGAGGACCGCCGCGCTGAGTATGACCGAGAACAACGGTTCGTATTTCATCCCCTGTCTTTTTCCCCACTTCGCGGCCTACGTATTCGCCGACTCCGCCCAGCCGCACATGTCCGAATTCATCCAAAGAATCGTCTTTTGTCAGCGCGTCATCACCACCGCCGATCAAGGCTCCCTCGGAAACTACAATAATATGGAACTTCTTCCCCGCCTCTTTCCGATTGTTGATGATGTCCACTACTTCCTGAATGCTCATCTCAAATTCCGGTAGCATAATACAGTCCGCGCTGCCTGCTATTCCCGAATGAAGCGCTATCCAACCGGCGTGCCTTCCCATTACCTCCACCACCATCGTTCTGTGATGCGACTCCGCAGTGGTGGTTAGGCGGTCAATGGCTTCAACCGCAATGGAAACGGCGGTATCGAACCCGAATGTGGAATCCGTGGCTGAAAGGTCATTGTCAATAGTCTTCGGAACGCCAACACACGGAATCCCTTCTTCCGTCAGTTTGGTGGCAACGCCAAGCGTATCGTCTCCTCCGATTGCCACTATCGCGTCCAGTTTAAACTTTTCGATGTTGGCTTTAACGCTCTTAATAGCATGGTCATCGTTATACGGATTAGTCCGGGAAGTGCCGAGTATAGTCCCGCCTTTCCTGATTATCCCGCCTACGTCCAGATGCGTAAGCTGAAACAGATCGCCGTCAACAAGCCCTTTCCAACCGTCACGAATTCCGAAAACCTCATGTCCGTAACCGCCAATGGATTTCCGTACTATCGCCCTGATAGTAGCGTTTAATCCGGGGCAATCTCCCCCTCCCGTGAGAACTCCAATACGCATTTGCTGTTTCCTTATACTATTTTATTGTGCGGGTTAGGGCTTGCCCTGACCGCCACATTAATAATAATTTTTAATACTATATCAATATTATCGGTCAAAAATATTACCGAACCAGAAAGGAATATGCAAGGTATAAATTTTTTGGGAGCTATTTAAAGTACAGTCATTGCGGGGAAGAACGTAGTAATTATGTGGCAATCTCGGGTTTCTCTTGATCCGACAATATTGAGATTCCTTCTTCCGCCAGCCGGCGGTGGCCCTGACTGCAAGTCAGAGAGTCAACCACCCCTTTATCCCCTCCTTATAAAGGAGGGGAAATCTCCTCCCCTGAGGGAGGTGAGTTTATCCCGATTTATCGGGAGTGGGTGTGATTTTGAAAATAACTCAATTACTTCCGTTACCGAACGGTCACACCCCCTGCCTGACATCAGTCGGGCAGGCTCCCTCCTGCGAGGTACTCCCCTCAAGGGGAGAAAATATATGTGCGGTCAGGATTTATACTGACCGCACAATCTTTTCAACAGCAGCATTTTTCCCGTTTGGATATTGTAGAATTCCATCGGAGAATAATCGTTGCTATTTTGAATTCACCGTTGCTTTTTTTCGTAATTCAGAAAGACTTAATAGTTACATAACCTAAAATACATTTATTGCTTTCGCCATCGCATCCGCACCGGGAAACCCGGCGAGTGGTCCGTTGCATTCCACCATGAGTTTGCTGATGTCTTCGGGGCCGTCGTGCCTTCCGGATGTTACCTTTTCAAATACCATTATCATATTTAGACCTTTTGCAACAAGGTCCACGCCTTCGCGATATTCCAGCGTACCGCCTCCATTGTCATTCATTACAAGGTCACCTAAACTATACCATTGGCTTATTAAACCGGCTACCTCATCAAAGGGTGGTGGCTCAGAAACGATCCCCTTTTCCGGATCCCCATCGACGAACATCTTCTGCATATACGCATGTGCGTCAATTTCAAATAGGAATGCCTCATATCCTGTCTCTGATGATGGAAAATTCATCACTTCTACCCGTGCTTCACCTTTTTCCCAATCACCAACAACGTAACCCTTTGCACCAATGAGCGGCTTGTCGATGTAGGTTTTCCTTACAGTTCCCTCATTGATCTCCGAAACTGCTCGAGAACTTTTGGCAACCGGCATTTTCTCTTCAGCGGAAGTACAGGAGATTACAGTTATAAAGATTATAAGCGCTACTGTAAATAATTTAGGGTAATTATACATATCCGACTCCTAATTTATGAGTGTATTAGTATTTGCTCCATACGACCTAACGTATTGAACCGACATACTCGGGAAATACCTACTATTATCAAATAATTAAGCCATATGAAATATTGTAGCATAAAACATATACTATAATCAGTCACAATAACAATATAAATTTCGCACAATGTACCATCTATGAAACACACAAAAAGTGTATCAGAATCGGTGGATTTTTTAACAGTTCGCCCCATCTTTCCCTTCCCGATTTATCGGGAGTGGGTGTGATTCTGAAATTCTTGCTCATATTAGGGATGCATAACTATTACACCCCTCCCCTCTGCGAGGTACTCCCCTCAAGGGGAGAGGTTATTATATGCGCGGGTTAGGGCCCACCGCCGTTGGCGGGACTTAAGCTTGCCCTGACCGTACCGCACCTATATCTTTCAGAGAAGGAACCAGTTAATGACAATCATATTCGTACTCGTTTACATCGCGCTCACCCGTTTAGCGATGTGGCTGTTTGACAGAACTACAATCAGCTGGACAATTCGACTTATCATCATAATTGCCATAAACGCCGGAGCAACAATTTTGATGTTCGATTATATTGATAATCAATTCGAACCCATCAGAAGGGTTTTCGAGAAGTATTACGAACGATATGAATGAGTCGTCTCCG is a window from the Candidatus Neomarinimicrobiota bacterium genome containing:
- a CDS encoding triose-phosphate isomerase, yielding MKRELFIAGNWKMNLNLKDSLQLAEAVVKGTSKFDNIKVLISPTFISLVIVSHAAEDSSVLVAAQDCHFEASGAFTGEISADMIKSAGADWVIIGHSERRKLFGENDETVAKKLKNVLQNGLKAIVCIGESLEEREAGIQNDVIRKQLDYILEAAGDLSKIVIAYEPVWAIGTGKTATPEQAEEMHKYIRDLIKKSSGEEKAESILILYGGSVSLPNAKELLSSPNIDGALIGGASLKADSFIGIAEVAEELSKE
- a CDS encoding phosphoglycerate kinase gives rise to the protein MAKLTLDDIPLSGKRVLMRVDFNVPVSEKGVIEDDYRIRSALPSITKVLSDGGRLVLMSHLGRPDGHAVPNLSLKPVAERLSELLDQEVKFVPDCIGAEALKASESLQPGEALLLENLRFHNKEVENDSGFARALAVHGELFVNDAFGTAHRSHASTVGVAKILDPAVAGYLMSDEVKYLSDLIAEPKQPTVVILGGAKVTDKIPVIKSLAKVADAFLIGGGMAFTFLKAEGKKIGKSLCDNDMVETCKEILMELRKSGVNYHLPTDCIAVTKVDPSEVGEVCTIDELGDDLIGVDIGPMTVAEFDHVLEGAQTVIWNGPMGIFEVVHWSNGTASVAKQLADLTKSGTTTIVGGGDSAAALKVLGLTEEVTHISTGGGASLELLSGKELPGLEVLQEKN
- a CDS encoding 6-phosphofructokinase — its product is MRIGVLTGGGDCPGLNATIRAIVRKSIGGYGHEVFGIRDGWKGLVDGDLFQLTHLDVGGIIRKGGTILGTSRTNPYNDDHAIKSVKANIEKFKLDAIVAIGGDDTLGVATKLTEEGIPCVGVPKTIDNDLSATDSTFGFDTAVSIAVEAIDRLTTTAESHHRTMVVEVMGRHAGWIALHSGIAGSADCIMLPEFEMSIQEVVDIINNRKEAGKKFHIIVVSEGALIGGGDDALTKDDSLDEFGHVRLGGVGEYVGREVGKKTGDEIRTVVLGHTQRGGPPTAYDRMLATRFGIAAAEYINEGKFGVMAALRGTEIVPVPLADATSELKLVPPELYELAKTFFN
- a CDS encoding tetratricopeptide repeat protein — its product is MNLKITLLLTGIFIFSFSFPLYAQEEETEQEKGERIINNLMVGANKAYTDSNLPAAKDSLKRLMSIDSQFAPAYFLSTKISVREKNYDAAAKNIRMSIKLDPDNDKYGKELKNIIGLNYNEGNLEYKKGNYRKALEKYNTVLKFDPGYANAHYMKGIIARTQRNIKESIKNFTAAINSSPTSGKSYYARGNAYLSDRNYDSAIRDFETAASLDPTNAKAWANIGVIELNRKNYDKVIKVTQNAIDADPKLARAYRDQGIAYSEIDKWDKAAELQTKATTLNKRDYRAFFHLAEANNQLGKCDEAQKAALISTKLKATSGGSWVELGLSYKCLSMEAEALAAFEKAKRDSRWRQVAVYNIDIIVNKDKYNLN
- the secG gene encoding preprotein translocase subunit SecG, with the translated sequence MYGLLVAIHIFISLFLVISILMQSSKGGGLAGAFGGAGTSAVFGGRGAASFLQKLTTGLVVSFMVVAILIGFTSRSAEEGTSIIQEAAREAFSGPGATLPAPSSLKPVLEEENSGN